One Pasteurella dagmatis DNA segment encodes these proteins:
- a CDS encoding Lrp/AsnC family transcriptional regulator gives MPKDKIFDNIDTRILKALQRNGRLHNNELAKEIGLSNSACLRRVNQLEDSGVIDNYVALLNPQKLNCSLVIYVLGSFFEEDLKLRERFIFEMKSLPQIAECHLMAGDYDFILKLFVSDLDEFHSLKMRYLTKEIGIKNIKSEIALKTVKNSTELPL, from the coding sequence ATGCCTAAAGATAAAATTTTCGATAATATTGATACTAGGATCTTAAAAGCATTACAACGGAATGGTCGCTTACATAACAATGAGTTAGCAAAAGAAATTGGATTATCTAATTCTGCGTGCTTACGTAGAGTCAACCAACTTGAAGACAGTGGTGTTATTGATAATTATGTTGCGCTATTAAACCCACAAAAATTAAATTGTAGTCTAGTTATTTATGTTTTAGGCTCTTTTTTTGAAGAAGATCTAAAATTACGAGAACGCTTTATATTTGAAATGAAGTCACTGCCACAAATCGCAGAATGTCATTTAATGGCTGGAGATTACGATTTCATTTTAAAACTCTTTGTTTCCGACTTAGACGAATTTCATTCTTTAAAAATGCGCTACTTAACAAAAGAAATCGGCATAAAAAATATTAAATCTGAAATAGCACTAAAAACAGTAAAAAATTCGACCGAGTTACCTTTATAG